The proteins below are encoded in one region of Micromonospora yangpuensis:
- a CDS encoding tyrosine-type recombinase/integrase, translated as MTDRHPKVRRPDPGGYQTWITSWKLSMQAGGRSPRTVELNLDVARFFGGWLRHRHPELGDWDEVGRDHIRGFFAWLREAGQPCPHALRDPESAPASCKGYGKGYANNVGRSLQQFFAWYADEEDAPNPMAKVSVPAAPRPDENPPDVLTSEQLQALVRDAERGRDFESRRDVAILRLFAASGTRLAELALLQVEDIDPHGRQAVVTGKGNLQRTVPFDQAAALALDRYLRVRSKHPAAHLPHLWLGVRRRTAMTPTGVYQMLVRRGRRLGIRIYPHMLRHTFAHRYLDAGGAEGDLMVIAGWRSSQMLRHYGRSAAASRARRAYDRVNVMDGI; from the coding sequence ATGACTGACCGTCACCCCAAGGTGCGCCGGCCCGACCCGGGCGGTTACCAGACCTGGATCACCTCCTGGAAGCTCAGCATGCAGGCCGGCGGCCGCTCGCCGCGCACCGTGGAACTCAACCTCGACGTCGCCCGGTTCTTCGGCGGCTGGCTCCGACACCGCCACCCCGAGCTGGGCGACTGGGACGAGGTCGGCCGGGACCACATCCGAGGGTTCTTCGCCTGGCTGCGCGAGGCTGGGCAGCCCTGCCCGCACGCTCTGCGCGACCCAGAGAGCGCGCCGGCGAGCTGCAAGGGGTACGGCAAGGGGTACGCCAACAACGTCGGCCGAAGTCTCCAGCAGTTCTTCGCCTGGTACGCCGACGAGGAGGACGCGCCGAACCCCATGGCGAAGGTGTCCGTGCCCGCCGCGCCGCGCCCGGACGAGAACCCGCCGGACGTGCTCACCTCCGAGCAGCTCCAGGCCCTCGTACGCGATGCCGAGCGCGGCCGCGACTTCGAAAGCCGCCGAGACGTGGCGATCTTGCGGCTTTTCGCCGCGAGCGGCACACGGCTCGCCGAGCTGGCGCTGCTACAGGTCGAGGACATCGACCCGCACGGCCGGCAGGCAGTGGTGACGGGCAAGGGCAACCTGCAGCGCACCGTGCCGTTCGACCAGGCCGCCGCCCTGGCGCTCGACCGCTACCTCCGCGTCCGATCGAAACATCCGGCCGCTCATCTACCTCACCTGTGGCTAGGTGTACGGCGGCGGACAGCGATGACGCCGACGGGGGTGTACCAGATGTTGGTCCGACGGGGCCGACGTCTCGGGATCCGGATCTACCCGCACATGCTGCGCCACACGTTCGCTCACCGCTACCTGGACGCTGGTGGGGCCGAGGGGGACCTGATGGTCATCGCGGGGTGGCGCAGTAGCCAGATGCTGCGGCACTACGGCCGGTCTGCCGCTGCCTCTCGGGCGCGTCGGGCATACGACAGAGTCAACGTCATGGACGGAATTTGA
- a CDS encoding ABC transporter ATP-binding protein yields the protein MATVTYAKASRIYPGTERPAVNQLDLQIGDGEFLVLVGPSGCGKSTSLRMLAGLEDVDDGAIYIDDRDVTHLPPKARDIAMVFQNYALYPHMSVYENMAFALKLRKTPKSEIDRRVKEAAALLQLEEYLSRKPKALSGGQRQRVAMGRAIVREPQVFLMDEPLSNLDAKLRVQTRTQIASLQAKLGVTTVYVTHDQVEAMTMGHRVAVMLDGVLQQVDTPRALYDTPANVFVAGFMGSPAMNIKTVQLSDRGAAFAEMLIPLTREQVEAARAEGGNDKVTVGFRPEDCELVSPTEGGMPVVVELVEDLGSDANIYGHAALEGANERFVVRTDRRNMPNMGDTVFVKPHAGRSHVFNAASGLRI from the coding sequence ATGGCTACGGTCACGTACGCAAAGGCCTCCCGGATCTACCCGGGCACCGAACGGCCCGCGGTGAACCAGCTCGACCTCCAGATCGGCGACGGCGAGTTCCTCGTCCTGGTCGGCCCCTCCGGTTGTGGTAAGTCCACCAGCCTGCGCATGCTCGCCGGCTTGGAGGACGTCGACGACGGCGCCATCTACATCGACGACCGCGACGTCACCCACCTGCCCCCGAAGGCCCGCGACATCGCGATGGTCTTCCAGAACTACGCTCTGTACCCGCACATGTCGGTGTACGAGAACATGGCGTTCGCGCTCAAGCTGCGCAAGACCCCGAAGTCGGAGATCGACCGGCGGGTGAAGGAGGCGGCGGCGCTGCTCCAGCTGGAGGAATACCTCAGCCGTAAGCCGAAGGCGCTCTCCGGTGGTCAGCGCCAGCGGGTCGCGATGGGTCGGGCCATCGTCCGCGAGCCGCAGGTCTTCCTCATGGACGAGCCGCTGTCGAACCTCGACGCCAAGCTGCGCGTGCAGACCCGTACCCAGATCGCCTCGCTGCAGGCCAAGCTCGGCGTCACCACGGTCTACGTGACGCACGACCAGGTCGAGGCGATGACCATGGGTCACCGGGTGGCGGTCATGCTCGACGGTGTCCTCCAGCAGGTGGACACCCCCCGGGCGCTCTACGACACCCCGGCCAACGTCTTCGTCGCCGGCTTCATGGGCTCCCCCGCCATGAACATCAAGACCGTGCAGCTCAGCGACCGGGGTGCGGCCTTCGCCGAGATGCTGATCCCGCTCACCCGGGAGCAGGTCGAGGCGGCCCGCGCCGAGGGTGGCAACGACAAGGTCACCGTGGGCTTCCGTCCGGAGGACTGCGAGCTGGTCAGCCCGACCGAGGGCGGTATGCCGGTCGTGGTCGAGCTGGTCGAGGACCTCGGCTCCGACGCCAACATCTACGGCCACGCCGCCCTGGAGGGCGCCAACGAGCGCTTCGTGGTCCGCACCGACCGGCGGAACATGCCGAACATGGGTGACACCGTGTTCGTCAAGCCGCACGCCGGCCGCAGCCACGTCTTCAACGCCGCCTCCGGCCTGCGGATCTAG
- the rlmB gene encoding 23S rRNA (guanosine(2251)-2'-O)-methyltransferase RlmB, protein MAGNSQRRGRRLTSKKGAVKGSGGKNRDSLAGRGRTLPADERPWHKGYSGTEKLPERTAWKQEKERRAAAEEGRAPKIGQPGSKDTTWGRGGGRGVPGGRGAVSRGGAASRGGAPGRSGPRVAPGRRSNPSKDGPELMVGRNPVLEALRAQVPATALYTAQGLEADDRINEIVRTAANRGIAILEVSRAELDRMTGGVLHQGIGLQVPPFAYESFEDLVATSLEQTAPLLIALDGVTDPRNLGAVIRSAAAFGAQGVFVPERRAAGITATAWRTSAGAAARVPVAQVVNLTRALKACQEAGFMVVGLDADGDTDLYDLEAAVGPLVVVVGSEGRGLSRLVGETCDLTVSIPMVSDVESLNASVAAAVTLAEVARRRAVEA, encoded by the coding sequence ATGGCCGGCAATTCGCAGCGCCGTGGCCGGCGACTGACGTCGAAGAAGGGTGCCGTCAAGGGCTCCGGGGGCAAGAACCGGGATTCCCTGGCCGGGCGCGGCAGGACCCTGCCGGCCGACGAACGGCCGTGGCACAAGGGGTACTCGGGCACCGAGAAGCTGCCCGAGCGCACCGCCTGGAAGCAGGAGAAGGAGCGGCGGGCCGCCGCCGAGGAGGGCCGGGCCCCGAAGATCGGCCAGCCCGGCTCGAAGGACACCACCTGGGGTCGGGGCGGTGGCCGGGGCGTTCCCGGCGGCCGGGGTGCCGTGTCCCGGGGTGGTGCCGCGTCCCGGGGCGGTGCCCCCGGTCGGTCCGGTCCCCGGGTCGCGCCCGGACGCCGGTCCAACCCGAGCAAGGACGGTCCGGAGCTGATGGTCGGCCGGAATCCGGTGCTGGAGGCGCTGCGTGCCCAGGTGCCGGCGACCGCGCTCTATACCGCCCAGGGCCTGGAGGCCGACGACCGGATCAACGAGATCGTCCGGACCGCCGCCAACCGGGGGATCGCCATCCTGGAGGTCAGCCGGGCCGAGCTGGACCGGATGACCGGTGGTGTGCTGCACCAGGGCATCGGGTTGCAGGTGCCGCCGTTCGCGTACGAGTCGTTCGAGGACCTGGTGGCGACCTCGCTGGAGCAGACCGCCCCGCTGCTGATCGCGCTGGACGGGGTGACCGACCCCCGTAACCTCGGCGCGGTGATCAGGTCGGCCGCCGCCTTCGGCGCGCAGGGCGTGTTCGTACCGGAGCGGCGGGCGGCGGGGATCACCGCGACCGCCTGGCGGACCAGTGCCGGCGCGGCGGCGCGGGTGCCGGTGGCCCAGGTCGTCAACCTGACCCGCGCGCTGAAGGCCTGCCAGGAGGCCGGTTTCATGGTGGTCGGTCTGGACGCCGACGGCGACACCGACCTGTACGACCTGGAGGCCGCGGTCGGCCCGCTGGTGGTGGTGGTCGGCTCGGAGGGGCGCGGCCTGTCCCGCCTGGTCGGGGAGACCTGCGATCTGACCGTGAGCATCCCGATGGTCTCCGATGTCGAGTCGCTCAACGCCAGCGTCGCCGCCGCCGTGACCCTCGCCGAGGTCGCCCGCCGCCGGGCCGTGGAGGCCTGA
- the cysS gene encoding cysteine--tRNA ligase, whose amino-acid sequence MTLRLYDTATRTVRDFVPREAGKVGVYLCGLTLQAPPHIGHLRSGVNYDVLRRWLTAKGFEVTFIRNVTDIDDKILAKAQEQGRTFWSIAYANELVLAEAYRSLNLLPPTYEPRATGHIPEMHELIATLIAAGHAYPATDGSGDVYFDVASWPAYGALSGQSPADMQSAGDAPDRGKRDPRDFALWKGVKADEPTDAYWPSPWGRGRPGWHIECSAMCWRYLGDEFDIHGGGLDLTFPHHENEIAQSQAAGLPFARYWVHHGLLSLGGAKMGKSTGNALDLAYVASLGVRPVELRYYFAAAHYRSRIDYTEDNLRDWAGGYRRIEGFVQRAAERVGAGQLGELPAGFVAALDDDLNTSAALAVLQEVLRDGNNALAAGDDVTVRTALADVRAMLDILGVDPLDPAWTGGGRTDDLRDVVDSLVALALEQRAQARSRKDWTAADAVRDQLKQAGVVVEDTPQGPRWTIGEQD is encoded by the coding sequence GTGACGCTACGCCTGTATGACACCGCCACCCGAACGGTCCGGGACTTCGTCCCCCGGGAAGCCGGCAAGGTGGGGGTCTACCTGTGTGGCCTCACCCTCCAGGCCCCGCCACACATCGGCCACCTTCGTTCCGGGGTCAACTACGACGTGCTGCGACGCTGGTTGACGGCCAAGGGTTTCGAGGTCACCTTCATCCGCAACGTCACCGACATCGACGACAAGATCCTGGCCAAGGCCCAGGAGCAGGGTCGCACCTTCTGGTCGATCGCGTACGCCAACGAGCTGGTCCTGGCCGAGGCGTACCGGTCACTGAACCTGTTGCCGCCGACGTATGAGCCGAGGGCGACCGGGCACATCCCGGAGATGCACGAGCTGATCGCCACGCTGATCGCCGCCGGGCACGCCTATCCGGCCACCGACGGCTCCGGTGACGTCTACTTCGACGTGGCCTCCTGGCCGGCGTACGGTGCGCTCTCCGGCCAGTCCCCGGCCGACATGCAGTCCGCCGGGGACGCCCCTGACCGGGGCAAGCGCGACCCGCGGGACTTCGCCCTCTGGAAGGGGGTCAAGGCCGACGAGCCGACCGACGCCTACTGGCCGTCGCCGTGGGGTCGGGGCCGGCCCGGCTGGCACATCGAGTGCTCGGCGATGTGCTGGCGTTACCTCGGCGACGAGTTCGACATCCACGGTGGCGGGCTGGACCTCACCTTCCCGCACCACGAGAACGAGATCGCCCAGTCCCAGGCGGCCGGGCTGCCCTTCGCCCGGTACTGGGTGCACCACGGGCTGCTCAGCCTCGGTGGGGCCAAGATGGGCAAGTCCACCGGCAACGCCCTCGACCTGGCGTACGTCGCCTCGCTGGGGGTCCGCCCGGTCGAGCTGCGGTACTACTTCGCCGCCGCGCACTACCGGTCCCGGATCGACTACACCGAGGACAACCTGCGGGACTGGGCCGGCGGTTACCGCCGGATCGAGGGGTTCGTGCAGCGGGCGGCGGAACGCGTCGGCGCCGGGCAGCTCGGGGAACTGCCCGCCGGCTTCGTCGCCGCGCTCGACGACGACCTGAACACCTCCGCCGCGCTCGCCGTGCTCCAGGAGGTGCTGCGGGACGGCAACAACGCGTTGGCCGCCGGCGACGATGTGACCGTACGCACCGCGCTGGCCGACGTCCGCGCGATGCTGGATATCCTCGGGGTCGACCCCCTCGACCCGGCCTGGACCGGTGGCGGCCGGACGGACGACCTGCGCGACGTGGTGGACTCCCTGGTCGCGTTGGCCCTTGAGCAGCGCGCCCAGGCCCGCAGCCGCAAGGACTGGACCGCCGCCGACGCGGTACGTGACCAGCTCAAGCAGGCCGGTGTGGTGGTCGAGGACACCCCGCAGGGGCCGCGTTGGACTATTGGAGAGCAGGACTGA
- a CDS encoding IclR family transcriptional regulator: MDRGLRLLHLVADAPAGLTVTEAANRLGIGRAAVYRLVGALTGHGMLRRGDDGRLRLGVGVLHLARRAQPLLAEGALPALRRLAEQAGATAHLTVVEAGEGVALAVVEPSWTSFHVAYRTGARHPLDRGAAGRAILAGRTGDPAPVSSAGELQSGAYGVAAPVLGVTGLEASVGVVSLAPLATEVIGAQVTAAAQAIATALA, translated from the coding sequence CTGGACCGGGGGCTTCGCCTGCTGCACCTGGTGGCCGACGCGCCGGCCGGGCTGACCGTCACCGAGGCGGCGAACCGGTTGGGCATCGGCCGGGCCGCCGTGTACCGGCTGGTCGGCGCGCTGACCGGGCACGGCATGCTGCGCCGCGGCGACGACGGCCGGCTACGCCTCGGGGTGGGGGTCCTGCACCTGGCCCGCCGGGCTCAGCCCCTGCTCGCCGAGGGGGCACTACCCGCCCTGCGCCGCCTCGCCGAACAGGCCGGAGCGACCGCCCACCTCACCGTGGTGGAGGCCGGCGAGGGGGTGGCGCTCGCCGTGGTGGAGCCCAGTTGGACGTCCTTCCACGTGGCGTACCGGACCGGGGCGCGGCACCCACTGGACCGGGGCGCGGCCGGACGGGCCATCCTCGCCGGGCGCACCGGTGACCCCGCCCCGGTGAGCAGTGCCGGCGAGTTGCAGTCGGGGGCGTACGGGGTGGCCGCACCGGTGCTCGGCGTAACCGGGCTGGAGGCGAGCGTCGGGGTGGTGTCGCTGGCCCCGCTGGCGACCGAGGTGATCGGCGCCCAGGTGACCGCCGCCGCCCAGGCCATCGCCACCGCCCTCGCCTGA
- a CDS encoding endonuclease domain-containing protein, with product MPPVPHRPAALAWQVFRGSDALRGKLLTRSQLRGASWIHLCQDVYADTRLERDHALACRAVLLTLPAGTTIAGPSAAYLHGVKHAARFDDDVHVLVPRETRVRSRRGLRVHSTALGPSITPGPSITPGSSTALGPSTALGLPEPAPLSSAAPVPRRAPVTPGASACGLTWPWSSPTLASWETAAWLEPVRAVGIIDTLLGNGLTTRVQLTGIGRRLAGRPGGRRAQLAFELVDPAAQSPPESHLRVRLVLAGLPRPVAQHPVRLPSGAVLHPDLVWPEFQVAVEYDGQWHADAEQLHHDRRRLNQLLTAGWIVLHVTSRRLRYDFPAVVREIRAALALRGSQC from the coding sequence ATGCCACCCGTACCGCATCGCCCCGCCGCTCTCGCCTGGCAGGTCTTCCGTGGCTCGGACGCGCTCCGGGGCAAGCTGCTCACCCGGTCACAGTTGCGCGGCGCTTCCTGGATTCACCTGTGTCAGGACGTCTACGCCGACACCCGCCTCGAACGGGATCACGCTCTCGCCTGCCGGGCGGTCCTGCTGACGTTGCCTGCCGGGACGACGATCGCCGGTCCGTCAGCGGCGTACCTGCACGGGGTGAAGCACGCGGCCCGATTCGACGACGACGTGCACGTTCTCGTACCCCGCGAAACGCGGGTACGTTCCCGCCGCGGCCTGCGGGTCCACTCCACCGCGCTCGGCCCGTCCATCACGCCCGGTCCCTCCATCACGCCGGGCTCGTCCACCGCGCTCGGCCCGTCCACCGCGCTCGGCCTGCCGGAGCCCGCTCCGCTCAGCTCGGCGGCTCCCGTCCCCCGGCGGGCACCGGTCACCCCCGGCGCCTCGGCGTGCGGGCTCACCTGGCCCTGGTCCAGTCCCACGCTCGCCTCCTGGGAGACGGCAGCCTGGCTTGAGCCGGTACGGGCGGTCGGCATCATCGACACCCTGCTCGGCAACGGGCTGACCACCCGCGTCCAGCTCACCGGGATCGGGAGGCGCCTCGCGGGCCGGCCCGGGGGCCGGCGGGCCCAGCTTGCGTTCGAGCTGGTCGATCCGGCTGCCCAGTCGCCGCCGGAGTCACACCTGCGGGTCCGACTGGTACTGGCCGGCCTACCTCGGCCGGTGGCGCAACATCCGGTACGCCTGCCCTCCGGCGCGGTATTGCACCCCGATCTCGTCTGGCCGGAGTTCCAGGTGGCGGTGGAGTACGACGGCCAGTGGCACGCCGATGCCGAGCAACTGCACCACGACCGTCGACGCCTCAACCAGCTGCTGACCGCCGGGTGGATCGTCCTGCACGTGACCAGCCGTCGACTACGGTACGACTTTCCCGCCGTCGTTCGGGAGATCCGCGCCGCCCTCGCCCTGCGCGGCTCGCAATGTTGA
- a CDS encoding GNAT family N-acetyltransferase — protein sequence MRLETERLRLRRLTVDDVDELVALDADPEVMRYLTGGRPTPVEVVRDEQLPRLLDQYQRHPGLGRWAAEDRVTGEFLGWLALDPTPDGSTFDGSTLIDPVPSDPVPSGAVQGGTVPSGGPVRDRGEDGVAAELGYRLRRVAWGRGLATEGSRALLRYAFDTVGVRRVWAQTMAVNTRSRAVLERAGLRYVRTFHLHFDDPIPGTEHGEVEYEARNPACRRSAS from the coding sequence GTGCGGTTGGAGACGGAGCGGTTGCGGCTGCGTCGCCTCACCGTGGACGACGTGGACGAGTTGGTGGCGTTGGACGCCGACCCGGAGGTGATGCGTTACCTGACCGGCGGGCGGCCGACCCCGGTCGAGGTCGTCCGGGACGAGCAGCTGCCCCGGCTGCTCGACCAGTACCAGCGCCACCCCGGGCTCGGGCGTTGGGCCGCCGAGGACCGCGTGACCGGCGAGTTCCTGGGCTGGCTCGCCCTCGACCCGACGCCCGATGGCTCGACATTCGATGGCTCGACGCTGATCGACCCGGTTCCGTCTGACCCGGTTCCGTCCGGCGCGGTGCAGGGCGGCACGGTGCCGTCCGGCGGCCCGGTGCGGGATCGGGGCGAGGACGGCGTGGCGGCGGAGTTGGGTTACCGGCTCCGCCGCGTGGCCTGGGGGCGTGGGCTGGCCACCGAGGGGTCCCGGGCGTTGCTCCGGTACGCCTTCGACACGGTGGGCGTACGACGGGTGTGGGCGCAGACGATGGCGGTCAACACCCGGTCCCGGGCGGTGCTGGAGCGCGCCGGTCTGCGCTACGTGCGTACCTTCCACCTGCACTTCGACGACCCGATCCCGGGTACGGAACACGGCGAGGTGGAGTACGAGGCGCGCAACCCCGCCTGCCGACGATCAGCCTCTTGA
- a CDS encoding EamA family transporter — protein sequence MRPRPATGLGLGLLLLSGLTFATSGTFARSLIDAGWSAEAAVIARVGIAAVVLAVPALVALRGRWPVLRRNLVPIGLFGLLGVATAQACFFNAVRYLPVGVALLLEYLGVVLVVGWMWLAHGQRPRRLTVVGAVLALLGLVFVLDLTGSTRLDPVGVLWGLGAAVGLAGYFVLAGRIDDDLPSVTLASFGMATGAAALGLLGATGLLSLEATFGQVDFAGWRTSWLVPIAGLALLAAVVAYLAGVAGTRILGARLASFVGLTEVLFAVLIAWLVLNELPTVVQLLGGTLIVVGVAVVRLAELRTAPAIDNAPAVPAGPPSTPALARPEA from the coding sequence ATGCGTCCCCGTCCCGCCACCGGGCTCGGCCTCGGTCTGCTGCTGCTCTCCGGGCTCACCTTCGCCACCTCCGGCACCTTCGCCCGGTCCCTGATCGACGCCGGGTGGTCCGCCGAGGCGGCGGTGATCGCCCGGGTCGGCATCGCCGCCGTCGTGCTCGCCGTACCCGCGCTGGTGGCCCTGCGGGGACGGTGGCCGGTGCTGCGGCGCAACCTCGTCCCGATCGGTCTCTTCGGGCTGCTCGGGGTGGCGACCGCGCAGGCCTGCTTCTTCAACGCGGTGCGGTACCTGCCGGTCGGGGTGGCCCTGCTGCTGGAGTACCTCGGAGTCGTGCTGGTGGTCGGCTGGATGTGGCTGGCGCACGGCCAGCGGCCCCGCCGGCTGACCGTGGTCGGTGCGGTGCTCGCCCTGCTCGGCCTGGTGTTCGTGCTGGACCTGACCGGCAGCACCCGGCTCGACCCGGTCGGGGTGCTCTGGGGGTTGGGGGCGGCGGTCGGCCTGGCCGGATACTTCGTGCTCGCCGGCCGGATCGACGACGACCTGCCCTCGGTGACCCTGGCCAGCTTCGGCATGGCCACCGGCGCGGCGGCGCTGGGGCTGCTCGGGGCGACCGGACTGCTCTCCCTGGAGGCGACCTTCGGGCAGGTCGACTTCGCCGGCTGGCGTACCAGTTGGTTGGTGCCGATCGCCGGGCTGGCGTTGCTCGCCGCCGTCGTCGCGTACCTGGCCGGGGTCGCCGGCACCCGGATCCTGGGGGCCCGGCTGGCATCCTTCGTGGGACTGACCGAGGTGCTCTTCGCGGTGCTGATCGCCTGGCTGGTGCTGAACGAACTGCCCACCGTGGTCCAACTGCTCGGCGGCACGCTGATCGTGGTCGGCGTCGCCGTGGTCCGCCTGGCCGAACTGCGCACTGCGCCGGCGATCGACAACGCCCCCGCCGTCCCCGCCGGCCCGCCGTCGACCCCGGCGCTGGCCCGGCCCGAAGCCTGA
- a CDS encoding CGNR zinc finger domain-containing protein — translation MLFAHDTEAALISAAALVNTIDEGEGLPDISALGRFLAEHRYSGRHDRTEAELRSVRELRPRLRRIWSADEDEIVGIVNGLLHEAKALPQLIRHDDEPYHLHAVPRDAPLARRMAVEAAMALADLVRSGELSRLRRCAYPDCDNVLVDLSKNRSRRFCDAGCGNRAAVNAYRARKAAADRP, via the coding sequence GTGCTTTTCGCTCATGACACCGAGGCTGCCCTGATCAGCGCCGCCGCCCTGGTCAACACCATCGACGAGGGCGAGGGCCTGCCCGACATCTCCGCGCTGGGTCGCTTCCTCGCCGAGCACCGCTACAGCGGCCGGCACGACCGGACCGAGGCGGAACTCCGGTCGGTACGCGAGCTGCGGCCCCGGCTCCGCCGGATCTGGTCCGCCGACGAGGACGAGATCGTCGGGATCGTCAACGGGCTGCTCCACGAGGCGAAGGCGTTGCCACAGCTCATCCGGCACGACGACGAGCCGTACCATCTGCATGCCGTGCCCCGGGACGCGCCGCTGGCCCGGCGGATGGCGGTGGAGGCCGCGATGGCCCTGGCCGACCTGGTTCGCAGCGGCGAGCTGAGCCGGCTGCGCCGCTGCGCCTACCCGGACTGTGACAACGTGCTGGTCGACCTGTCGAAGAACCGGTCCCGACGGTTCTGCGACGCCGGCTGCGGCAACCGCGCGGCGGTCAACGCCTACCGCGCCCGCAAGGCCGCCGCCGATCGCCCCTGA
- a CDS encoding class II fumarate hydratase, with protein MVCVTTPEATAYRIERDSMGEVEVPADALWRAQTQRAVQNFPISGRGIEPAQIRALAQIKGAAAEVNGELGVIDAEVAAAIATAAAHVAAGGYDDQFPIDVFQTGSGTSSNMNTNEVIASLAGRELGRDVHPNDDVNASQSSNDVFPSSIHLAATEAVARDLLPALEHLAGALEAKAAEFETVVKAGRTHLMDATPVTLGQEFGGYAAQVRYGIERLESALPRLAELPLGGTAVGTGINTPLGFAAAVIAKLRASTDLPVTEARNHFEAQGARDALVETSGQLRTVAVGLYKVANDIRWMGSGPRAGLRELRIPDLQPGSSIMPGKVNPVVAEAMRQVCAQVVGNDATVAFAGSQGDFELNVMLPVMGRNLLESIRLLAASSRLFADRLVVGLVADEAVCLGYAEGSPSIVTPLNRHLGYDEAASIAKEALAKELSIREVVLARGHVDNGKLTEEQLDEALDVLRMTHP; from the coding sequence ATGGTATGCGTGACGACTCCAGAGGCAACGGCATACCGGATCGAACGCGACTCGATGGGTGAGGTGGAGGTGCCCGCCGACGCGCTGTGGCGGGCGCAGACGCAGCGCGCGGTGCAGAACTTCCCGATCTCCGGGCGGGGCATCGAGCCGGCCCAGATCCGGGCGCTGGCCCAGATCAAGGGGGCGGCGGCCGAGGTCAACGGCGAGCTGGGGGTGATCGACGCGGAGGTGGCCGCCGCGATCGCCACCGCCGCCGCGCACGTGGCCGCCGGTGGGTACGACGACCAGTTCCCGATCGACGTCTTCCAGACCGGGTCCGGCACCTCGTCCAACATGAACACCAACGAGGTGATCGCCAGCCTGGCCGGCCGGGAGCTGGGCCGGGACGTGCATCCCAACGACGACGTCAACGCCTCCCAGTCGAGCAACGACGTCTTCCCCTCCTCGATCCACCTGGCCGCCACCGAGGCGGTGGCCCGGGACCTGCTGCCGGCGCTGGAGCACCTGGCCGGGGCGCTGGAGGCGAAGGCGGCCGAGTTCGAGACCGTGGTGAAGGCCGGGCGTACCCACCTGATGGACGCCACCCCGGTCACCCTCGGTCAGGAGTTCGGCGGCTACGCCGCGCAGGTCAGGTACGGCATCGAGCGGCTGGAGTCGGCCCTGCCCCGGCTGGCCGAGCTGCCGTTGGGCGGCACCGCCGTCGGCACCGGCATCAACACCCCGCTCGGGTTCGCCGCCGCCGTGATCGCCAAGCTGCGCGCCTCCACCGACCTGCCGGTGACCGAGGCGCGTAACCACTTCGAGGCGCAGGGCGCCCGGGACGCGTTGGTGGAGACCTCCGGGCAGTTGCGTACCGTCGCGGTCGGCCTCTATAAGGTGGCCAACGACATCCGGTGGATGGGCTCCGGGCCCCGGGCGGGCCTGCGTGAGCTGCGCATCCCCGACCTGCAGCCCGGCTCGTCGATCATGCCGGGCAAGGTGAACCCGGTGGTCGCCGAGGCGATGCGCCAGGTCTGCGCCCAGGTCGTCGGCAACGACGCCACGGTCGCGTTCGCCGGTTCGCAGGGCGACTTCGAGCTGAACGTGATGCTGCCGGTGATGGGGCGCAACCTGTTGGAGTCGATCCGGCTGCTGGCCGCGTCCAGCCGGCTCTTCGCCGACCGCCTGGTGGTCGGCCTGGTCGCGGACGAAGCGGTCTGTCTGGGGTACGCCGAGGGGTCGCCGTCCATCGTCACCCCGCTCAACCGTCACCTCGGGTACGACGAGGCGGCGTCGATCGCCAAGGAGGCGCTGGCCAAGGAGCTGTCGATCCGCGAGGTGGTGCTCGCCCGGGGACACGTCGACAACGGCAAGCTCACCGAGGAGCAGCTCGACGAGGCGCTCGACGTGCTCCGGATGACCCACCCCTGA
- a CDS encoding helix-turn-helix domain-containing protein has product MSELEAASEAYRAARQRVQDGLAEVASARADVPKVRERLAAEIVSAYRDGRRVGEIARVTGYGREQVRRILRAGGVESGEAGGG; this is encoded by the coding sequence ATGTCTGAGCTTGAGGCAGCCTCGGAGGCATACCGGGCGGCGCGCCAGCGGGTGCAGGATGGGCTCGCTGAGGTTGCGTCGGCCCGGGCGGACGTGCCGAAGGTGCGGGAACGGCTCGCCGCCGAGATCGTGTCGGCGTACCGGGATGGGCGGCGGGTCGGCGAGATCGCCCGGGTCACCGGCTACGGCCGTGAACAGGTGCGACGCATACTGCGGGCCGGCGGGGTGGAGTCCGGCGAGGCCGGTGGTGGCTGA